From the genome of Papaver somniferum cultivar HN1 chromosome 2, ASM357369v1, whole genome shotgun sequence, one region includes:
- the LOC113348878 gene encoding uncharacterized protein LOC113348878 isoform X2 translates to MVAFTRAICRPGPGLFRWKCCHLHLTLHQNHPVFSMEQQDMPIEVGGYGSCHPSMCTFEEGWEVAEVLDRYIKRQCDLRDPGAEDGVQMDFLFVIVLM, encoded by the exons ATGGTTGCTTTTACTAGAGCTATTTGTCGTCCAGGACCAG GATTGTTCAGATGGAAGTGTTGCCACCTGCACTTGACTCTACATCAGAATCACCCTGTATTTTCGATGGAGCAACAAG ATATGCCAATTGAAGTCGGCGGTTATGGATCCTGTCATCCTTCAATGTGTACATTCGAAGAAGGTTGGGAAGTTGCAGAGGTGCTTGATCGATAT ATAAAAAGACAATGTG ATTTGAGAGATCCAGGAGCGGAAGATGGTGTGCAAATGGACTTCCTATTTGTTATTGTTTTAATGTAG
- the LOC113348878 gene encoding uncharacterized protein LOC113348878 isoform X3, with the protein MEVLPPALDSTSESPCIFDGATRLNDIFFLYLTLFGIWGQALSDSEFFLLLFILEDMPIEVGGYGSCHPSMCTFEEGWEVAEVLDRYI; encoded by the exons ATGGAAGTGTTGCCACCTGCACTTGACTCTACATCAGAATCACCCTGTATTTTCGATGGAGCAACAAGGTTAAACGATATTTTTTTCCTCTATCTCACTCTCTTTGGGATTTGGGGACAAGCATTGTCGGATTCTGAATTTTTCCTTTTGCTCTTCATTCTGGAAG ATATGCCAATTGAAGTCGGCGGTTATGGATCCTGTCATCCTTCAATGTGTACATTCGAAGAAGGTTGGGAAGTTGCAGAGGTGCTTGATCGATAT ATTTGA
- the LOC113348878 gene encoding uncharacterized protein LOC113348878 isoform X1, which translates to MEVLPPALDSTSESPCIFDGATRLNDIFFLYLTLFGIWGQALSDSEFFLLLFILEDMPIEVGGYGSCHPSMCTFEEGWEVAEVLDRYIKRQCDLRDPGAEDGVQMDFLFVIVLM; encoded by the exons ATGGAAGTGTTGCCACCTGCACTTGACTCTACATCAGAATCACCCTGTATTTTCGATGGAGCAACAAGGTTAAACGATATTTTTTTCCTCTATCTCACTCTCTTTGGGATTTGGGGACAAGCATTGTCGGATTCTGAATTTTTCCTTTTGCTCTTCATTCTGGAAG ATATGCCAATTGAAGTCGGCGGTTATGGATCCTGTCATCCTTCAATGTGTACATTCGAAGAAGGTTGGGAAGTTGCAGAGGTGCTTGATCGATAT ATAAAAAGACAATGTG ATTTGAGAGATCCAGGAGCGGAAGATGGTGTGCAAATGGACTTCCTATTTGTTATTGTTTTAATGTAG